The genomic stretch gtgttatGTGGgctatctctgtctaatattaaatgaatataaatattaatttgatgatctgaaacagtTATGTGTGAGAAATGTGCAACAGTAGAAGATTTCTTTAGGGGTGCAAATAGGGGTGCAAATGTAGGggtgcaaatactttttcactcTCAGGATTTGGCCATAAGGAGAAATGAATATGACAATGtcagtctgtctctttgtgCAAAGTGATGAAAGGTTCCAAATGGTGTCTGTAGCCTCTATGATTACCATGGTCTTTTGACTAAGATGCTCTTCAACTGATAAGACCACTGGACATCAGGCCTATAGAGTGTCCAAATGTCTTTTGAATAATTGAGGTGCTAGGGCACTCTAGATGGCTATCTTTTGCAGTGAAGCAAAGTGCTATCTCAGTTTTTGGCCAAGATTCTCATAATGACAATTTGTTGGATGAGCAAATCCTTACAAATTGGAAGTTACCATTCCCCAACTCTCAGTGCTCATGAATGTCTTGAGCTGCAGAGAGTCACTGCTGTCGTAGTGTTGGTTTGTGTTAACTTCAACAAGATTTTTTGAACAGAAAGATCCTGTGGACTTTAAGATGTCATATGTTGCTTCAACAGCCTTGGATCAATGGAAATactataaaaacatattaactGCTTAATCTTTGAAGAAATCATTGGAACACCAAAGATATCCTTAATCAGGGGAGACAAACAAGGTAAGGACTAATTACCTCTGATTAACTGTGCTCGGCTGAATTTAACAAACGTACAAAAAGCAATGGGAAATACTCTACGTTGTTTTTAAGATGATATTGCAGAGAAGTTGCCACGGAGACTAACCTTTACTGAAGCTAGTCTGAGATGTCttggtgaaaaataaatgtggctGGATGCTCAAATGATCACGATACAGAAACCAAACAAGtgcttctgtctttttccaCTGGCCCTTAATCAAGAGGTTTGCTGGAAACTTCACCTGTAGCCTTCTTTTATCTCATATTCCATATTCATAAGATCCCTGGGTGTCTTCTGTCTGCACAGCCATCACTTGTACTGGATGATCCCCTGAAACTCTATGAACTTTGCTTTCATTTACTTTGGCCTCTTTATGTGGTGGGAGTCCTGTGACCAGGAATCAAAGTTTGGGGATCAGGTGGGAGGCCGGCAGCAGCTCGCAGCCCCACCGAGCAGATTGCCTGCTGCTGTGCTGACTGAGAACTGCTGTACACAAAGCACGAAAAGTGTGGATTCCAGGGGCCAAGGGCCTGTGTGGCAGGTCCTGCACTCCCTGACTGGCCTGTGGAGAAAGGAACGGCTCAGTCAGCAGGCCAGGTCCACAGCAGCGATGAAAAGATAATTTTCTCTCCCCCCCACCCTCATGCGGCGTCAAACCATTTGTGAGCAGTGACAGAGCCAGATTGGGCCGAAAGGATATGAGTGGGAAACTTTAAAACCTGCTCATGTTTCTACAGAGGTGAAAGGATTTGTATAACACATTCAAATTTGATGGACTTTCCCATGTTCACCCCGGACAGCCTTTTTTTGTTGACATGTTCAAATAATGAATCTCTTATGTGTAGGATCCCTTTTTCCCCCCTGCGCCCGACTCCTGTTTCTAGTAGTCAGGTAGGGATGCTGTGCGGACCATTCCATCGTCTGTCCCAGGCTTATGGAGAACCGCTGACTTGCTGGCTTCCAGGTACCAGGGTGAGTGGTTCTGCTTTTCATAGTCCGACAGTCTGCCTTTTTATCTCCAGCTGTCAAGAACAACACAATCTGCTACAAAATTACTGCAACTTAATTAGTAAAATTTTAGTTTCCTCAGACCTGAGTCCCTGTATCTTTGACTGACAATGATCATGTGATGAAAGGTTTTCACAGGTCAGTAAGTAGTACACACAGATATACATAAGGTTttgtaatttataaaaatgtctgtagtaCATTATCCAGCATCACTTCTTAGAACTTTGACGTGAAAGCTGCAGGTACTCAGAACTTATTTAACGTGATATTTCACTGCTAAATGTATTTGGCGGGGACATGAAAGACATGCCTTTCAAGTCAGCAAGACAATAGAAAACTTTTGCAAAGATCTTTCCCTCTAACATTAACACATCTGTAAAAGAATATCTCGGGTTTTTCTCatagaaaaataatttaacataaCACTTCTGTTTTCCCACCTTTAAAGGATATATTCTCTTAAGTGATAGGTGAAGTTTATAGGTTGAATTTCTTACACTAACTTCTTGTCCTGTTCCAGGTGCTGAAATGGAACATATATTATTGATTCTTTTACTGTTTAGTAAAACCTTTTCAGCTGAAGCTCAGTTCAATGGATACAACTGTGATGCCAACTTTCACAGCCGCTTCCCTGGTAAGGAACTCAAAAGAAAGAGACATAGATTCATACTTTTTGTTTCAAAAGTAATGGACAAAAATTATgtacaaatatgtttttgaaggaaatttaatttcagACTAGCGGCAAATTCCAAATAGGTGATGTTGGCATTTTTGTCCCCCAACAGTTCATAAGGTAATGTGAATAAAACTAAACTTGTTAATTGTCATCTGTAATCCCAGAACTGTATTTCTTTCCTAAAACATACTTTCCCACAAAAATCTCAACTTTTAGCACCTCACAAAAGATCAGATTTAGttatttctcttttaattttaatttttgaaagtATTTCACCAACataacaaaatgactttgtgaCTCGTTTCATGTACCTGTATTtactcctgtgtgtgtgtgtgtgtgtgtgtgtgtgtgtgtgtgtgtgtccgtgtgtgtgtgtgtctgtgtgtgtgcgtgcttctCTTGCAGCGGAGAGGGATATCAGTGTGTATTGTGGGGTTCAGACAATCACCCTCAAGATCAACTTCTGCCCTGTACTCTTCTCTGGCTACACTGACTCAGACCTGGCCCTCAATGGTCGCCATGGAGACGCCCACTGCAGAGGATTCATTAATAACAACACCTTTCCCACCGTTGTAATCTTTAGTATCAGCCTGGCAACGCTGGAGTCCTGTGGTAATTCCCTGGTGGTAAGAATAACAGACTGAATAACAGaacaaaatatttgttttagaGAGCATCTTTCCGATTGCACACTGTTGATCATGGAGTTGAACTTCTTTGCAGAAAGTATTATTGAAGcttaaaattttacttttttattttactttagagATCGGATAATTTCAGGCTTGTGCTGTGATTCCACACATTACAGACACTTCTTGCTGAAAACAGTTTCTGGAGGACCTGTTCTCCAGTAAAGAGTTGGGGATTAGTGAGGTGCATTATTATGTTCAGTGGAATGGTATCAATCCTGTCGGCTGTGGCCATAGTAAGATAGAGGTCTGTTACCAAGCCAGAAGAGGGAGCGTTACTCACTCTGACgttgtttttcttcaggtgTCCATGGCTCAAGGACCCAATGCTTACGGGAACCTGTCCCTGGTACAAATTGGAAACATATCGGGGTATATCGACACACCAGACCCCCCAGCTATCATCAGCTATCTGCCAGGTCTGCTGTACAAGTTCAGCTGCAGTTACCCCCTGGAATACCTGGTCAACAACACACAGCTGGCCTCGTGAGTTGCTCTCACATGATTGCTTCCACTTTTAAacctgtttgaaaaaaaagtggTGTTATAGAGGACCAGCAAACCATGAATTAAGATGGGTAAAACCAGCTGTTGGTGATGATGGATTTTCAAATCTTATCTGGTCTGCATGATAAGTGAGGCTGAGGAAGTCAGCGAGGAACAGTTTGGCAGCTGAAATACTTGCAATGGAAAAACTGCAATGACTAACTGTAGATTCTTAAACTTATTCTTAGCATCATTATTATTAGACACTGCAATTCACTGCAATAGGCCTGAGACAATTTGTAAAatttgaaatgttcttttttagcTGACATGGCTAAGTGCTAATTCATCTTTAGGGTCATTTCTGAGATTGCAGTTTTTGATAATAGCAAATTATCACAAGAatagcactcagagagtgcagtactcggCCAAGACTgatcagtcgttgtatgatttcttacggatgaaatctttaaaaaaatgtatggtccgcagtggtcgatttttagtaggattAGAATCATGTcatcgtcagcaggcaactgatgtagcgttcacttgtcatagttacagtgacgccgtgccgctatctcacagtgatatagaaatctttaacaaatccgtggaaccagactataagcctcatcactgccaaaatataatcacttggtccttgtgtcatttctgaccttccctgaaaatttcatccaaatcccttcacctgtttttgagtaaagttgtgaacagacagacaaacagacaaaccagcgcCGATGGTCACGTAActccgtgttccttggtggagtaattataaTGCCAACTAGGTGaacaacataataaaaacaCCAAGAATGAAGAATTGATACAGTACCACAGTTTAGtgatgaatttgtttttttttcctaaaacgtacaaaacatttagtctaagTATAAGCCATGTAGAGACAACATAACTACAAAATGcagagtaaaaaataaacaaagttgAATCAGAATGTCACTGACACAGAGTCAAAATGATTCTCAGCCTCACAGAAGTTCTAGGActattgtttttagttttttcatgtttcatacGTCTAACGTTAAGttatcttgcttttgttgttgttgtcattggcattttttgtttgtttttgaaatatcaCTGTTTCTGGTGGGGAAATCATTTCTCAGAGCTGATGTGCAGAGCAAGAGTAGCTTCAGAATTACATACATTGCTGATATTTTTGATCGATTTTAAGAGATTCTTAAGTTAAATGGTCCTAGATTGTAAAGGGTTGTCTAAAGGCTATGCACTTTATGGCTAAGAAGACACTGCAGACATTGTGTAAGTCTGTGTATGTTAATCATATACCGTAGCTGTCTGAAATAAAGTGACAAGTTTAAGGTTTGTCCTTCAGTATTAATAATGTGATAAGCAAGCCAAAGAAAATCTCTGCGTACAGAATTACTCTCTGACTAACAAAAGATTGAAGTGTCATCTAAAATACTGGAATCAcctttcaaaatgttttaagcactttgaactttttttttttttttttttaaatcttaattaAAGGTCAGCTGCTGCAATCTCAGTGAAGGAAAGCAATGGTACTTTCATCAGCACACTGAATCTACTGCTTTACAATGTAAGTTCACAACAGTCAAAtctaaaaatctgtttctttgCTTCACATGGGACCTGGCTCTGATAAACAAGTCTATGCATCGAAACCATGAAAAGCAATCAACTATATAAACTCTGAAACTCTGCACTTTTTACATCTGTAATTATACCAATTTCTGAGAAAGCTGACACATACAAGATGGTACAAGAGCCTTTAATGTCATCATGGTTTGTGTGCAGGACTCATCCTACATTCAGCAGCTGTCCATCCCCATGGCAGGACTGACCTTGAAGACACGAGTTTTTGCAGCTGTAAGAGCCAGCAACCTGGATAAAAGGTATTTACTCAGCATCTAGCCACTCCGTCTGAACTGTAGATTATGTTTGCTTTTTACAAAAgtctgttattgtgtgtgtcaTATTGTGTACCATTTCTGTCTGCAACAGAATTTTTGGTACACACCTGTGCAATATTACTtcaatgtcaaatgattcaaaaccaTATCACCTTTTAATATTTCTAACGCTTGTTAAATTAGTAGTAGAACAGTAGGATATTTACTTCTGTGTAAATCAAAAATAGTTTACTGTTTATGGCAGTTTAGATTTTCTACTttagatttattaaaaatacagcatgaaCCCAATGCATCAAAGGTCAGTACATCTTTTATTACTGAggttcaaatattttattttctcaatatttcaactttatttttgatgacaaatTAAGTCCTCCTAAAAATGGAGGATACCGGTTTTACACAAATATCTGGATTATTCTTCAGACTATGTTTATGAGCTGTACTTTGGTGGAGGGGTGGTGTCGCTcaaatcttatttttaaaatatcctaAAAGTGTTCAATCAGATTTTTGTCAGGTGACATACCTGGTCTTAGTTGTCACATTCTCTTTTGTaaaaactcttgtgtgattttggtggTGTACTTTGGACAGTTATCTTGCTTGAATAGTCCTCTTCTGCCAAACTACTGCAGACttggagtcatcttgtcagccagtattttggtatgTTCACAGGCATTCATGATGTCATCTATAATCATCATCTCCCTAAAACCTTTTGCACCCATGCAGCCCCAAGCCAGTACGcttccacctctgtgcttcactatcagaactatgcattcactgtggtagtcctggtgaGGGTCAGGCCAAACGTGCTGGACTACAACTGAGCAGAACAAATGTATCTTTGTTAACCGGCTTCTTATCATGTTCTTTAGTAAAGtgtcatgttgcattttttttccccagtagCAAGCAAGGTTTTTTTCTTGGACACCATCCATGGACTGATTATATACACTGTTCTTCACACATCTGAGTTGTCACAGAAAGTCAGACTTCCATTGCAACCAGCTCACTCACGGCAGCGTAATTTAAAGAGGatggctgcagcagctctgattagtggtattatGGTTcgttctgtacctcctgattactgctgcgaCTGTTTATTATACTGATTTCAAGTTGAAGCACAATGGAAGCACTAAACATCCTGTGTCCTTTACCATCTTTGCACAATCAGCTGTTTCAGTTCCTCTGGTAATTCTTTTCGATGTGaggccatgatgcagacatgtagATAGACACAGCCCGGCTGGTTCAAAACTAAGAGAGTTCTGGTGCTCACAGGTCATTTACAACCATGTTCATGTCAGCAGActaattggaaatcacaggtgtactCAGTTATGTTTCAGTGATCATAGTTTTTCTAACGTGTGTGCCAGTGACTACAgatgtattcatttttattacacTGATTTTTTCCTTGGGCCCTTTATTTTTAGTATACTAtttctaaagtatttgttttgatTGCTCATCAGGACAAAATACTCTACTTGTCAAGTCTTGTAAATGATTTGGAAACATCTGACTTTTAAATGATAATACACAAGACTGCaatcacttctgttgtatactgtatttAGTTGTCTCTTTTGATCCCCATTGACTACCATATTTAACTGTTGCCACATcacaataaaagaagaaaat from Amphiprion ocellaris isolate individual 3 ecotype Okinawa chromosome 14, ASM2253959v1, whole genome shotgun sequence encodes the following:
- the zpld1a gene encoding zona pellucida-like domain-containing protein 1a gives rise to the protein MEHILLILLLFSKTFSAEAQFNGYNCDANFHSRFPAERDISVYCGVQTITLKINFCPVLFSGYTDSDLALNGRHGDAHCRGFINNNTFPTVVIFSISLATLESCGNSLVVSMAQGPNAYGNLSLVQIGNISGYIDTPDPPAIISYLPGLLYKFSCSYPLEYLVNNTQLASSAAAISVKESNGTFISTLNLLLYNDSSYIQQLSIPMAGLTLKTRVFAAVRASNLDKRWNVLMDYCYTTPSGNPNDDLRYDLFFSCEKDPQTTVFENGKSQMGRFAFEVFRFVKHKNQKMSTVFLHCVTKLCRSDDCPMLMPICGSRKKRDVTEEKESNAASGNAVLTAGPIITRSDETSTNNSQLANMKTPVFQMNTVTSALISGVIILGVMSVCFFIFSVTLLKGKSAPVSVLSGVRNPAFN